The following DNA comes from Myxococcus fulvus.
GGCACCACTTGGCGAGGATGGAGCCGCCCCGGCTGACGATGCCCGTCAGGCGCCTGGCGGTGAGGGGCACGTAGCGCAGCAGCACGCCGGCGTGGATGGTGAAGTAGTCCACGCCCTGCTCGGCCTGCTCGATGAGCGTGTCGCGGTAGATGTCCCAGGTGAGGTCCTCCGCCTTGCCGCCCACCTTCTCCAGTGCCTGGTAGATGGGCACCGTGCCGATGGGCACCGGCGCGTTGCGGAGGATCCACTCGCGCGTCTCGTGGATGTTGCGGCCGGTGGACAGGTCCATCACGGTGTCGGCGCCCCAGCGGATGGACCAGACCATCTTCTCCACCTCCTCCTCGATGGAGGACGTGACGGCGGAGTTGCCGATGTTCGCGTTGATCTTCACCAGGAAGTTGCGGCCGATGATCATCGGCTCCAGCTCCGGGTGGTTGATGTTCGCCGGGATGATGGCGCGGCCGCGGGCCACCTCGTCGCGGACGAACTCCGGGGTGATGACGCGCGGGATGGCCGCGCCCCACGCGTGGCCCGGGTGCTGCGCGGCGAGCGACGCCTCCACGCGCAGGTTCTCCCGCAGCGCCACGTACTCCATCTCCGGGGTGATGACGCCGCGCCGGGCGTAGTGCAGCTGGGTGACGTTGCTGCCCGCGCGCGCCACGCGCGGCTTGCGGCGGTGGCCGAAGCGCAGCCCCGCGAGCCGAGGGTCCGCCTCGCGCTGGAGGCCGTACTCGGAGGTGATTCCCTCCAGCTCGCGCGTGTCGCCTCGGGCTTGAATCCACGTCTCGCGCGTCGCCGCCAGGCCCCGGGCAAGGTCGATGTCCGCCTCCGGGTCCGTGTACGGACCGCTGGAGTCATAGACGTGCACCGCGGGGTTCGGCGTCTGCTGTGCGTCCGGCCCGTGGCCGTGCCGCGTGGGGGTCTGCGAAATCTCGCGCAGGGGGACGCGCACGTCCGGGTGAAGCACCCCGCTCACGTACACCTTGCGGGAGGCAGGAAGGGGGCCGCGACTGATGCCCTCCAACACCTTCCCATCGACCTTCAGGCTCTTCGATGCTCCGCTCATCTCTCTCTCCTCGAGGACGGGCGGGAAGGCAGACGAAGCCTCCGGAAGGAAGCTTCGGGCCGCTTCCCTCCGCCGGTATGACCCGGTTCAGGTTCCAAGGGTTGGCCGCGCCGCGCGGCCGTCTCAGCCCCTTCCAAGGGGCACCCCTAGCGACTGGGTGAGCATCTAGCGCACATGGGGACGGGGTTCAACCCGGCCCGAGGGCGGGGGCGAGCGCGGACCGGCGAACAGTCAGGCGCAAGGAATGCGGGGCGACCCCTCGACGCGCAAACCTTGCGCGCGCCACAGGCCGCAATCACCGTTGCCCGAGGGAACCGGGGCTGGCCCCCGTCCTGCAATGCCTCCCCGAGGCATCCACCCTCACCCGGAGAGAGCGCCACATGCAAATCGTCGGAGAGCTGATGACACGCGAGGTGGTCACGCTCAAGGAGACACAGAACCTGGGCAAGGCGGAAGAGCTGCTGCGGCTGCACCGCATCCGTCACCTGCCCGTGGTGCGCCAGGGGAAGCTCGTGGGGCTCATCACCCAC
Coding sequences within:
- the thiC gene encoding phosphomethylpyrimidine synthase ThiC, translated to MSGASKSLKVDGKVLEGISRGPLPASRKVYVSGVLHPDVRVPLREISQTPTRHGHGPDAQQTPNPAVHVYDSSGPYTDPEADIDLARGLAATRETWIQARGDTRELEGITSEYGLQREADPRLAGLRFGHRRKPRVARAGSNVTQLHYARRGVITPEMEYVALRENLRVEASLAAQHPGHAWGAAIPRVITPEFVRDEVARGRAIIPANINHPELEPMIIGRNFLVKINANIGNSAVTSSIEEEVEKMVWSIRWGADTVMDLSTGRNIHETREWILRNAPVPIGTVPIYQALEKVGGKAEDLTWDIYRDTLIEQAEQGVDYFTIHAGVLLRYVPLTARRLTGIVSRGGSILAKWCLAHHQENFLYTHFEEICEIMKAYDVSFSLGDGLRPGSIADANDAAQFGELETLGELTKIAWKHDVQTMIEGPGHVPMHLIQENMTKQLAVCGEAPFYTLGPLTTDIAPGYDHFTSGIGAAMIGWFGCAMLCYVTPKEHLGLPDRDDVKEGVITYKISAHAADLAKGHPGAQARDNAMSKARFEFRWEDQFNLSLDPERARAFHDETLPAEGAKVAHFCSMCGPQFCSMKITQDVRDYAAKTGVSEEAALGAGMEAKGEEFKKAGSELYR